Within the Paludisphaera rhizosphaerae genome, the region TTTACCGCTCCCAGCGACTCCAGAGAGCAGCCGAACGCCCGGACCCGACGTCAGCCATCGGACGACCTCTTTCTGCTCAGGGTCGAGCGTCCTGGGCGTTTCTCGAAGGGCTCTCTCGACTCGCTCGGAGGAAACCGAGCTGTCGGGGCCTTGGACGATTCGCTCGACGTCCTGGAGCATCGCCTCCTCGAGCCGCAGGATTTCCGGCGTCGTGTACCGCATCTCCGTCCGGTCGATGTACCGCGTCCCGCCCTTGGCGTCGGTCACGAGCGTCCCGATGGCGACGAGCTCGTCGCTCCCGAGCTTCTCCTTGACGAGGCCGAGGGCCTCGTCGGCGGCGATGAGGCCCACCGCACGCTCGACGACCGCCTTCGTGAGCTCGGCCTCGTTCCAGTGCGAGAGCTGCTCGGAGAGGGTCTTGACGGCGTCCTGGAAAATCACCTCCTTGCGTTCGGCGACCTGCTCGGGCGTCAGCCGCTCGACCGGTACTCGCAGGTCGTAGAACGCCTCGAGGTCGAAGCCGAACTCACGCCCGACAGCCTGCCACTCCCTGAGGAGCTCGGCCCGCGGCACCTCGGTGTCCTTGGTCCTCCGGGTCTCCAACGCGATGAGGGCCGCGTATTTGGCCGATGCGGCGTCGAGGCTGCCGGCTCGAAGGGTGATGAGCTCGTCCATCTCCGCCTTGCGTTTGCTGAACTCCTCGATGAGCGGCTGAGGGACGCCTTTGATTTCAAACCCGATGCTCGAACCGATTCGCCGCTGCACGACCTCGAAGCCGAGCTCCTGAATCAAGGGGGCGAACACGGCCCGGTAGACGGCACCGCCCGCCATCTTCCAGTGGTAGAGGTGCGTCGAGTCGATGGCGGTGGTCCTCCCGTCCTCGTGCACGGTGAGGTTCACGCACAGGGCGTGCGTATGGAGTTGCGGGTCTTTGGCTCGGCTCGTGCCGTGTTCGAACAAGCAGAAGAGAAGGGGGGCCTTGACGAGCGTCTCGCCGTCCTTGCCGACGCGAGCAAACCCGGCCCTCTGCTCGATGAAGTCCAGGGCCGCTTTGACGGCCTGCTCGTGCTTGATTTCGATGGCCTTCCTCAACGCCGGGTCGGCCATCGCCCAGAGCACGGAGACCGATTTAGGGGCCGAGAACGTCAGGTCGTGGCCGGGGTTCCGGGTGTCCTTCCCGGCGTTCCTGACGAGGGATTTGTTCGTCTCGTGATGGAACCCGGCACACAGGCGTTCGACGTGCTCACGCTGGGCTAGGCCGGAAAGGCCGAGCTCCTTGGCCGCGGTGCCGTACCACGTCGGAGGCGGCTCGCCGCCCGCGGCGTAGTAGTTGATGTTTGCGAGGTCCAGGTAGTAGCCGGGTCCCTGGGCCAGAGGTGCGGCGGACAGCACGTGAGGGCCCCCAAGATTCAAACAAGGTTGAACAATCTGGTATAACCGGACCTCATGGGACGCGAAAGGCCACAAACTGTCGATTATAGACGAACGCCGGATAAGCTCGCTTGCATCATAGTAGATTAGTACTATGGTATTTTGATATGACAAAATCGTGGAAAGACGACTGACCCCGGAACAGGCCGCACATCTGAGCACGACCGTGCGGAGCATCATGGGCTACCTTCGCCGATTCGAAGAGCGGCTCAGATACAAGCAGCACGACACGAGCAGTCGGCTGTACGAGCTTGTCGTGGACGCCCACAAGGCGGTTTACTCGCTGAGCGTGGAGCTCTACTGCCAGATTCACCGACGGGACGCGAGGAAGCCGCGGAAGGACGAATGAACAGACCGGACGACCTAGTCTCAGCATCCGAAATCGCTTCATGGGCCTGGTGCCCCGAGTCGTGGCGACTCGGGAAGCTCGGGGCCGAGCCCTCGAATCGGGCCGAGATGGTCCGCGGCGAGACGCTCCACGCGGATAAGGCCGACGTCGAGCAGAGCTCACGCTCCGCCCTGGCGTTCGGACGGCTCCTCCTCTTCTGGGCGGTGCTGCTCGCCGCCGCGGCGTTCGGCCTGGCGGTGCTCCAGTGACTGAGAAGCTCTTCCTCGTCGCCGCCCTCCTCGGGCTCCTGGGCCTCGTCGTGGTCGTCATCGCGTGGGCGAGGCGACGCGTCCAGGGCTTCGGGTCCGGCCGAACCGTCGCTCTCGACGACGTGACGCTCTACTCGAAGCGTTACGGCCTGGTGGGGCGTCCCGACCGAATCGTGAAGGAAGGGGACGACGTCGTCCCAGAAGAGTGGAAGTCGTCGAGGCAGGTGAGCCACGGGCATCGGCTCCAGCTCGCGACCTATTTCATCCTCATCGAGGAGAACTACGGCCGCAGGCCGCCCTACGGCTTCGTGGTGCTCGGCGACGGCTCGCGTGTGCGTGTCGAGAACACGGAAGAGCTTTGCTCGGAGGTGGTCGAGATAGCGGAGCGGATTCGCGAGCACCGGGCCAGGATGGCTGAAGAGATTCCGGTGCAGCAGCCGGCGTGGAAGTGTGAGCGGTGCGGGCAGCGGGAGAACTGCGGGCAGGCGTCGGGGTAACGGGAAACTCCAAACAAAAACCCCCAGCGGATGCCGGGGGTCCTTCAAGGAGTCGTCAAGAGCATCGATAGTATGCCCTTAATGGCAGCAATGAGGTCGGTTGACGGGAGGGCCGCACAGCGGCGGGAGCGGATGATTCAGGTCGTACGTGCATCCGCTGGTCTGCTCCCCGAACCAAACACCACACCGCCGGCATCGATGGCACCAGCTACCCTTGGAAGGCGTGTAACTCATGTGAAGCTCCCGTTGGTTCGATTCGCCTTGGAAGAACTGGGCGAGCCACGGACATGTCCGTGGCTCGCCCAAGGGGCCATCGGGGTCACTTCGCGTTCGAGTTGGCCTGGCTCACGTGCTGGCCGTTCTGCGAGCCACCCACGATGAACCCGTTGGCGGTCACGTAGTTAGAGGCACCGCCGAATCCGTTTGCGTTTTGAACATGGCCGTAGGTCATCGAAAGCTCCAGTTGGGAGGGACTTGAAAACCCCCCGGCACAGCGGTCTCCCAAACCACTGGCCGGCAATCGGTAAGGAAAGCCTCACCGATGCCCTATAGTATTGGAAGCGGCTTCCAATTTCAAGACTCAAATGGGAAGCCGCTTCCAATATTCGGGTTGTGTCCCTAACCGATTTGTTGGTTGGCAGTTATGTCTGTCAGAAACTCTTTGACGTCTTTCTTGGATATCACTTGGAAACGAGGCCAAGATGGAAGTGAAGCGATATACACAGCCGCTTTGTCAGCGGTTCGCAGTTTGAAGCTACTCACGCCTTCATGCTCACAACGTATGGTGCATGGCTGATTGGAGTAGTGTCTTCCTTTTCGTCCTTCGCCGGTGAACAGAAGGACGGCCTCGGCTTCCTCGACTAGACTAGTGATTTGAACGGCATCGACTCTGTTCCCGGTGTAATTTCCCTTGGAGGTCCCTTCCAAGGCGATTAGCAGCTGTTCCAATTCTTCGAGCTGGAGCCGTCGAATCTCAGCGAAACGCTGCTCGGCCTGTTTGATTCGAACGTCTACCTCTTCAGGCGTGAGCTTCGGCCTATCCGGTAAGCTTGGGAAACCATCGTCAATCGCTTTTCGCAAATCCTTCTCGACTCTCTCTCGCATACCATCGTTAATATCATAGTCCGTACATATAATGAATTGTCGAACTGAGTAAGGTGCGATGTCGATGGGAACCAGGTAGGCGGAAGCGACATCGTTCGACCGGAAGGTGATAGCTCGCTGTTCACGTTCTGGAGCTTTACCGGCGAACGATGCGGCGCCGCTCAAGACTTCTTCTAGGTCGCCCGCCCAGGAGGCTGCCTTCGTTGGGTCGACCGCCACGACCAGGATTCGAGCCCCCGGACCGAAAGAATTCGACAATCCAAGTTTATATTGAATTATTAAATCATTGATTATTTCGTCCGCACTGATGCGGTATTTGGCCGTGCCGCGAGGAACTAGCTTGGAAAAAGCATCGCTCGCGGGAACATCGGAACCACCACGACCCGGAAGTCGTACAAGCCACATCAAAGGGTTCACGATGCCAAAGCTCCGTTGACCGCTTTCTCGACAGCACAGCGAAGCACCTGGTTCAACTCCAAGTACGTGGGCACGTAACGTTCGGTGGCGTCGATGTCGAGGAGCGTGCCTTCGGGACTCAACGCCATGTGGAGGTGGTACCCCCAGACACGCCTGAGCTGGGTATCGTACGCCGTAAAGAGCCAGGCATCGATGGCCGCGTTCTTCGTGTAGAGCGTCGAACCCGTGGGGCTCAACACGGTCCAATCAGCCTGTTTCCCATGTTGACCGTACTTGTGCCAGTGACCATTTCTCAGGATTTCCCGCTCGTCGGGAGCAAACCCCAACGCATCAGTCTCGAGGCCGTGTCGGAGATTGAAGGGCCGGGGCACGGAGAGCGTCCGCTTGACGCGGAACAACGGAGCGTGACCGTCCAACCCCAGGGGCTCGAATCTGTCGAGGACGCTGGGGTTCTTGCGGTCGCCCAGCGAAATCGGCAGGTTCATCTCGATGCTCGGGAACCGAAGGCTCAACTGCTTGGGAGAAGGGTTCATTTTAAGGGCTTCGGCACGCTGAAGCCCTATTGTCCGCTCGACCCCTTCGAGTTCTGGCGATGAGTCGATGGAAACGTGTCCTGAGGTGGTCATAATCAACGCGGGGCAGTCCTGGATGTTAAGCGGCTTCCGAACCGCATCGGCAAGTTCGAGGAAGTTGCTCA harbors:
- the mobF gene encoding MobF family relaxase yields the protein MMLRTVVLRCAACSGVSRLSTILSYQNTIVLIYYDASELIRRSSIIDSLWPFASHEVRLYQIVQPCLNLGGPHVLSAAPLAQGPGYYLDLANINYYAAGGEPPPTWYGTAAKELGLSGLAQREHVERLCAGFHHETNKSLVRNAGKDTRNPGHDLTFSAPKSVSVLWAMADPALRKAIEIKHEQAVKAALDFIEQRAGFARVGKDGETLVKAPLLFCLFEHGTSRAKDPQLHTHALCVNLTVHEDGRTTAIDSTHLYHWKMAGGAVYRAVFAPLIQELGFEVVQRRIGSSIGFEIKGVPQPLIEEFSKRKAEMDELITLRAGSLDAASAKYAALIALETRRTKDTEVPRAELLREWQAVGREFGFDLEAFYDLRVPVERLTPEQVAERKEVIFQDAVKTLSEQLSHWNEAELTKAVVERAVGLIAADEALGLVKEKLGSDELVAIGTLVTDAKGGTRYIDRTEMRYTTPEILRLEEAMLQDVERIVQGPDSSVSSERVERALRETPRTLDPEQKEVVRWLTSGPGVRLLSGVAGSGK
- the cas4 gene encoding CRISPR-associated protein Cas4, yielding MTEKLFLVAALLGLLGLVVVVIAWARRRVQGFGSGRTVALDDVTLYSKRYGLVGRPDRIVKEGDDVVPEEWKSSRQVSHGHRLQLATYFILIEENYGRRPPYGFVVLGDGSRVRVENTEELCSEVVEIAERIREHRARMAEEIPVQQPAWKCERCGQRENCGQASG